A window from Zingiber officinale cultivar Zhangliang chromosome 7A, Zo_v1.1, whole genome shotgun sequence encodes these proteins:
- the LOC122002248 gene encoding probable linoleate 9S-lipoxygenase 5 isoform X1, protein MHSVLEHAFKGDAVAVEATVVLMRKNVLDFNDFTATLIDNVQELLGQSISFQLVSATVGDPIENGNRGVVGEKAYLEYYVSKLPAIAAGESTFRVTFKWEGKQGIPGAVIVVNRHSTQFYLKSITLKEFPGERRIDFVCNSWVYPRDKYNYKRIFFANKTYFAAETPLPLKPYREDELKNLRGEDVTGQLQEWDRVYDYAYYNDLGDPDSNTSLARPVLGGSARYPYPRRGKTGRKPSKTDPETESRLPATMSLDIYVPRDERFGHLKMADFLTYAIKALGQAVLPVLKAICDETPNEFDSFEDVLKLYEGGLPVVNKTLIDELRERIPLEMIRELFRTEGNQRLLKLPLPQVIQEDKYAWRTDEEFTREMLAGVNPVSIRRLEEFPPVSKLDEREYGDHRSTITAAQIEHNLEGLTIEEALDRNRLFILDHHDSLMPYLNRINSTANKVYATRTLLFLRDDSTLKPLAIELSLPHPDGEQHGAVSKVYTPADSGVEASIWQLAKAYVTVDDSGVHQLISHWLNTHATMEPFVIATNRHLSVLHPINKLLAPHYRDTMNINAFARQILINAGGILELTVFPAKYAMEMSSVVYQSWNFVEQGLPADLIKRGIAVRDSNDEIELLIKDYPYAVDGLAIWSAIETWVRDYCAIYYPNDAAVRADAELQAWWKEVREEGHGDKKHEPWWPKMETVAELTETCTTIIWVASALHAAVNFGQYPYAGYLPNRPTISRRFMPERGTEEFAELERDPDKVFLKTITSQLQTILGVSLIEILSTHSADEVYLGQRDTAEWTADRTALDAFKRFGAALRGIEAEIVERNGEGRFKNRNGPVKVPYTLLYPTSGVGITGKGIPNSVSI, encoded by the exons ATGCACAGTGTGCTTGAACACGCGTTCAAAGGCGACGCCGTGGCCGTCGAGGCCACGGTGGTGCTGATGAGGAAGAACGTGCTTGACTTCAACGACTTCACCGCCACGCTCATCGACAACGTGCAGGAGCTCCTTGGCCAAAGCATCTCCTTCCAGCTTGTGAGCGCCACCGTCGGCGACCCAA TAGAGAACGGAAACAGAGGAGTCGTCGGAGAGAAGGCCTACTTGGAATACTACGTGAGCAAACTTCCGGCCATAGCCGCCGGCGAGTCCACCTTCCGTGTGACGTTCAAATGGGAGGGGAAGCAGGGCATCCCCGGTGCGGTCATCGTCGTCAACCGGCACTCTACGCAGTTCTACCTGAAGAGCATAACCCTGAAGGAGTTCCCCGGCGAGCGCCGGATTGACTTCGTCTGCAACTCGTGGGTTTACCCTCGAGACAAGTACAACTACAAGCGCATCTTCTTCGCTAATAAG ACATACTTTGCGGCGGAGACGCCATTGCCACTGAAACCGTACAGAGAAGATGAGCTCAAGAACTTGAGAGGCGAAGATGTAACCGGCCAACTTCAAGAATGGGATCGAGTTTACGACTACGCTTACTACAACGACCTCGGCGATCCCGACAGCAATACATCTCTCGCTCGGCCGGTCTTGGGCGGCTCCGCCCGTTACCCTTACCCTCGCCGTGGGAAGACGGGCCGGAAGCCCTCCAAGACAGATCCGGAGACAGAGAGTAGACTGCCGGCGACGATGAGCTTGGACATCTACGTGCCCAGGGACGAGCGGTTCGGGCACTTGAAAATGGCGGACTTCCTCACCTACGCCATCAAAGCCTTGGGCCAAGCGGTGCTCCCCGTCCTCAAGGCCATCTGCGACGAGACGCCCAACGAGTTTGACTCCTTTGAAGACGTTTTGAAGCTGTACGAGGGAGGTCTGCCGGTGGTGAACAAGACGCTCATCGACGAACTAAGGGAACGCATTCCCTTGGAGATGATCAGAGAGTTGTTCCGCACGGAAGGCAACCAGAGGTTGCTTAAGCTTCCCCTGCCACAAGTCATCCAAG AGGACAAGTATGCTTGGAGAACAGACGAAGAGTTTACTCGGGAAATGTTGGCCGGAGTGAATCCGGTGAGCATTAGACGGCTCGAGGAGTTCCCACCTGTGAGCAAGCTGGACGAGAGAGAGTACGGCGACCACAGGAGCACCATTACGGCAGCTCAAATCGAGCACAACCTCGAAGGATTGACGATTGAAGAAGCGCTGGACCGCAACCGGCTGTTCATCTTGGACCACCATGACTCGTTGATGCCGTATCTGAATAGGATCAACTCCACCGCCAACAAGGTCTACGCCACGAGAACTCTGCTGTTCCTGAGAGACGACTCCACGCTGAAGCCGTTGGCGATCGAGCTGAGCCTGCCGCACCCCGACGGAGAGCAACACGGCGCCGTGAGCAAAGTGTACACACCGGCGGACTCCGGCGTCGAAGCATCCATTTGGCAGCTCGCCAAAGCTTATGTCACTGTCGACGACTCCGGCGTCCATCAACTCATCAGCCACTG GTTGAACACACACGCGACGATGGAGCCATTCGTGATCGCCACCAATCGCCACCTGAGCGTGCTCCACCCCATTAACAAGTTGCTCGCGCCCCATTACCGCGACACCATGAACATAAACGCCTTCGCCCGGCAGATACTCATCAACGCCGGCGGCATCCTCGAGCTGACGGTCTTCCCGGCGAAGTACGCGATGGAGATGTCGTCGGTGGTTTATCAGAGCTGGAATTTCGTCGAGCAGGGTCTTCCTGCCGATCTCATAAAGAG GGGAATCGCGGTTAGGGATTCAAATGACGAGATCGAACTGTTGATCAAGGATTACCCTTACGCCGTGGACGGCCTCGCGATATGGTCGGCGATCGAGACGTGGGTGAGAGACTACTGCGCCATCTACTACCCCAACGACGCGGCGGTGCGTGCCGACGCCGAGCTGCAAGCGTGGTGGAAGGAGGTGCGCGAAGAGGGGCACGGCGACAAGAAGCACGAGCCGTGGTGGCCCAAGATGGAGACCGTCGCGGAGCTGACGGAGACCTGCACCACCATTATCTGGGTGGCCTCTGCCCTCCACGCAGCAGTCAACTTCGGACAGTACCCCTACGCCGGCTACCTCCCCAACCGGCCGACCATCAGCCGTCGGTTCATGCCGGAGCGCGGCACGGAGGAGTTCGCAGAGCTGGAGAGGGATCCGGACAAGGTGTTCCTGAAGACGATCACCAGCCAACTGCAGACCATCCTCGGCGTGTCGCTGATCGAGATCCTGTCGACGCATTCGGCCGACGAGGTGTACCTGGGACAGCGGGACACGGCGGAGTGGACGGCAGATCGGACGGCGCTGGACGCTTTCAAGAGGTTCGGGGCGGCGCTGAGGGGGATCGAGGCGGAGATCGTGGAGAGAAACGGCGAAGGGAGGTTCAAGAACCGGAACGGCCCGGTCAAGGTCCCCTACACGCTGCTGTACCCCACCAGCGGAGTGGGGATCACCGGGAAGGGCATCCCGAACAGTGTTTCCATTTGA
- the LOC122002248 gene encoding probable linoleate 9S-lipoxygenase 5 isoform X2 produces MHSVLEHAFKGDAVAVEATVVLMRKNVLDFNDFTATLIDNVQELLGQSISFQLVSATVGDPKNGNRGVVGEKAYLEYYVSKLPAIAAGESTFRVTFKWEGKQGIPGAVIVVNRHSTQFYLKSITLKEFPGERRIDFVCNSWVYPRDKYNYKRIFFANKTYFAAETPLPLKPYREDELKNLRGEDVTGQLQEWDRVYDYAYYNDLGDPDSNTSLARPVLGGSARYPYPRRGKTGRKPSKTDPETESRLPATMSLDIYVPRDERFGHLKMADFLTYAIKALGQAVLPVLKAICDETPNEFDSFEDVLKLYEGGLPVVNKTLIDELRERIPLEMIRELFRTEGNQRLLKLPLPQVIQEDKYAWRTDEEFTREMLAGVNPVSIRRLEEFPPVSKLDEREYGDHRSTITAAQIEHNLEGLTIEEALDRNRLFILDHHDSLMPYLNRINSTANKVYATRTLLFLRDDSTLKPLAIELSLPHPDGEQHGAVSKVYTPADSGVEASIWQLAKAYVTVDDSGVHQLISHWLNTHATMEPFVIATNRHLSVLHPINKLLAPHYRDTMNINAFARQILINAGGILELTVFPAKYAMEMSSVVYQSWNFVEQGLPADLIKRGIAVRDSNDEIELLIKDYPYAVDGLAIWSAIETWVRDYCAIYYPNDAAVRADAELQAWWKEVREEGHGDKKHEPWWPKMETVAELTETCTTIIWVASALHAAVNFGQYPYAGYLPNRPTISRRFMPERGTEEFAELERDPDKVFLKTITSQLQTILGVSLIEILSTHSADEVYLGQRDTAEWTADRTALDAFKRFGAALRGIEAEIVERNGEGRFKNRNGPVKVPYTLLYPTSGVGITGKGIPNSVSI; encoded by the exons ATGCACAGTGTGCTTGAACACGCGTTCAAAGGCGACGCCGTGGCCGTCGAGGCCACGGTGGTGCTGATGAGGAAGAACGTGCTTGACTTCAACGACTTCACCGCCACGCTCATCGACAACGTGCAGGAGCTCCTTGGCCAAAGCATCTCCTTCCAGCTTGTGAGCGCCACCGTCGGCGACCCAA AGAACGGAAACAGAGGAGTCGTCGGAGAGAAGGCCTACTTGGAATACTACGTGAGCAAACTTCCGGCCATAGCCGCCGGCGAGTCCACCTTCCGTGTGACGTTCAAATGGGAGGGGAAGCAGGGCATCCCCGGTGCGGTCATCGTCGTCAACCGGCACTCTACGCAGTTCTACCTGAAGAGCATAACCCTGAAGGAGTTCCCCGGCGAGCGCCGGATTGACTTCGTCTGCAACTCGTGGGTTTACCCTCGAGACAAGTACAACTACAAGCGCATCTTCTTCGCTAATAAG ACATACTTTGCGGCGGAGACGCCATTGCCACTGAAACCGTACAGAGAAGATGAGCTCAAGAACTTGAGAGGCGAAGATGTAACCGGCCAACTTCAAGAATGGGATCGAGTTTACGACTACGCTTACTACAACGACCTCGGCGATCCCGACAGCAATACATCTCTCGCTCGGCCGGTCTTGGGCGGCTCCGCCCGTTACCCTTACCCTCGCCGTGGGAAGACGGGCCGGAAGCCCTCCAAGACAGATCCGGAGACAGAGAGTAGACTGCCGGCGACGATGAGCTTGGACATCTACGTGCCCAGGGACGAGCGGTTCGGGCACTTGAAAATGGCGGACTTCCTCACCTACGCCATCAAAGCCTTGGGCCAAGCGGTGCTCCCCGTCCTCAAGGCCATCTGCGACGAGACGCCCAACGAGTTTGACTCCTTTGAAGACGTTTTGAAGCTGTACGAGGGAGGTCTGCCGGTGGTGAACAAGACGCTCATCGACGAACTAAGGGAACGCATTCCCTTGGAGATGATCAGAGAGTTGTTCCGCACGGAAGGCAACCAGAGGTTGCTTAAGCTTCCCCTGCCACAAGTCATCCAAG AGGACAAGTATGCTTGGAGAACAGACGAAGAGTTTACTCGGGAAATGTTGGCCGGAGTGAATCCGGTGAGCATTAGACGGCTCGAGGAGTTCCCACCTGTGAGCAAGCTGGACGAGAGAGAGTACGGCGACCACAGGAGCACCATTACGGCAGCTCAAATCGAGCACAACCTCGAAGGATTGACGATTGAAGAAGCGCTGGACCGCAACCGGCTGTTCATCTTGGACCACCATGACTCGTTGATGCCGTATCTGAATAGGATCAACTCCACCGCCAACAAGGTCTACGCCACGAGAACTCTGCTGTTCCTGAGAGACGACTCCACGCTGAAGCCGTTGGCGATCGAGCTGAGCCTGCCGCACCCCGACGGAGAGCAACACGGCGCCGTGAGCAAAGTGTACACACCGGCGGACTCCGGCGTCGAAGCATCCATTTGGCAGCTCGCCAAAGCTTATGTCACTGTCGACGACTCCGGCGTCCATCAACTCATCAGCCACTG GTTGAACACACACGCGACGATGGAGCCATTCGTGATCGCCACCAATCGCCACCTGAGCGTGCTCCACCCCATTAACAAGTTGCTCGCGCCCCATTACCGCGACACCATGAACATAAACGCCTTCGCCCGGCAGATACTCATCAACGCCGGCGGCATCCTCGAGCTGACGGTCTTCCCGGCGAAGTACGCGATGGAGATGTCGTCGGTGGTTTATCAGAGCTGGAATTTCGTCGAGCAGGGTCTTCCTGCCGATCTCATAAAGAG GGGAATCGCGGTTAGGGATTCAAATGACGAGATCGAACTGTTGATCAAGGATTACCCTTACGCCGTGGACGGCCTCGCGATATGGTCGGCGATCGAGACGTGGGTGAGAGACTACTGCGCCATCTACTACCCCAACGACGCGGCGGTGCGTGCCGACGCCGAGCTGCAAGCGTGGTGGAAGGAGGTGCGCGAAGAGGGGCACGGCGACAAGAAGCACGAGCCGTGGTGGCCCAAGATGGAGACCGTCGCGGAGCTGACGGAGACCTGCACCACCATTATCTGGGTGGCCTCTGCCCTCCACGCAGCAGTCAACTTCGGACAGTACCCCTACGCCGGCTACCTCCCCAACCGGCCGACCATCAGCCGTCGGTTCATGCCGGAGCGCGGCACGGAGGAGTTCGCAGAGCTGGAGAGGGATCCGGACAAGGTGTTCCTGAAGACGATCACCAGCCAACTGCAGACCATCCTCGGCGTGTCGCTGATCGAGATCCTGTCGACGCATTCGGCCGACGAGGTGTACCTGGGACAGCGGGACACGGCGGAGTGGACGGCAGATCGGACGGCGCTGGACGCTTTCAAGAGGTTCGGGGCGGCGCTGAGGGGGATCGAGGCGGAGATCGTGGAGAGAAACGGCGAAGGGAGGTTCAAGAACCGGAACGGCCCGGTCAAGGTCCCCTACACGCTGCTGTACCCCACCAGCGGAGTGGGGATCACCGGGAAGGGCATCCCGAACAGTGTTTCCATTTGA